A stretch of the Corynebacterium maris DSM 45190 genome encodes the following:
- the mtrA gene encoding MtrAB system response regulator MtrA: MTAKILVVDDDHAISEMLTIVLEAEGFESIAVNEGTEAVPAFQQHQPDLILLDLMLPGMNGVDICRTIRQESSVPIVMLTAKTDTVDVVLGLESGADDYMTKPFKPKELVARIRARLRRTETAPSEMIEVGDLSIDVAEHTVKRGDEEISLTPLEFDLLVQMARKPGQVFSREELLENVWGYRHASDTRLVNVHVQRLRAKIEQDPEEPQIVLTVRGVGYKTVKPEDFRD, encoded by the coding sequence ATGACAGCGAAGATTCTCGTCGTGGACGACGACCACGCGATCTCCGAGATGCTCACCATCGTGTTGGAGGCCGAAGGCTTCGAATCGATCGCCGTCAATGAGGGCACCGAGGCCGTCCCGGCGTTCCAACAGCACCAGCCGGACCTGATTTTGCTGGACCTCATGCTGCCGGGGATGAACGGCGTCGACATCTGCCGCACCATCCGCCAGGAGTCCTCGGTGCCGATCGTCATGCTGACCGCGAAAACGGACACCGTCGACGTGGTCCTGGGGCTGGAGTCCGGCGCCGACGACTACATGACCAAGCCCTTCAAGCCGAAGGAGCTGGTCGCCCGCATCCGGGCGCGCCTGCGCCGCACGGAAACCGCCCCGAGCGAGATGATCGAGGTCGGCGACCTGAGCATCGACGTGGCCGAGCACACCGTCAAGCGCGGCGACGAGGAAATCAGCCTCACCCCGCTCGAGTTCGACCTGCTGGTGCAGATGGCGCGCAAACCCGGCCAGGTGTTCAGCCGCGAAGAGCTGTTGGAAAACGTGTGGGGCTACCGGCACGCCTCCGACACCCGGTTGGTCAACGTCCACGTCCAGCGCCTGCGCGCCAAGATCGAGCAGGACCCGGAAGAGCCGCAGATCGTGCTGACCGTGCGCGGCGTGGGATATAAGACCGTCAAACCGGAAGATTTCCGAGATTAG
- a CDS encoding DUF4259 domain-containing protein: MSAWDQEIFTEEVNEEFLDELVELDDEEIIEAIQDACLLALRQAGSISEDERRNGLAAATIAAIWAGAPFTAGQVASDYPYIRELIGSGSEELSEAAAELLESEETDADLDQFIEALA; encoded by the coding sequence ATGAGTGCTTGGGATCAGGAGATTTTCACTGAGGAGGTCAACGAGGAATTCCTCGATGAGCTGGTGGAACTCGATGACGAGGAGATCATCGAAGCGATCCAGGACGCCTGCCTGCTGGCCCTGCGGCAGGCGGGGAGCATTTCCGAGGACGAGCGCCGCAACGGGCTCGCCGCGGCCACCATCGCCGCCATTTGGGCGGGGGCGCCGTTCACCGCGGGGCAGGTCGCGTCGGACTACCCCTACATCCGCGAACTGATCGGCTCCGGCAGCGAGGAATTGAGCGAAGCGGCCGCCGAATTGCTCGAATCCGAGGAGACCGACGCGGATCTCGACCAGTTCATCGAGGCGCTCGCCTAA
- the lpqB gene encoding MtrAB system accessory lipoprotein LpqB — MSWRRALTAVTVVCAMVLSGCVGLPTDTDPQSLRSFEASSQAEEDLGPEEGQQPDLLLRDFYRASASPTANHSQARAYLTPPAAERWDSGTSTLIVDRLDITTQAGATSQERTFDIRGNVIGTLRDGGSYIPENGAYEATVEMELVDGEWRVSSLPSGVVMERTDLRNNYEPHNLYFFDTTERVLVGDRRWIFAGEKRLDTVLISMLMQGPSERVAPAVSTVPPSQAEFIGASEGVYRFSGLEEADAQSRGQFAAQLTWTLAMANVPTPYTYEAGGMPLIESRPQVVPDDFAELNPRVGMTAATPLYALTDGRIYEISSNQATPVDGPLGTAGNLESADLTAEGTAAAVREDGETSTLVITAGEGSVEEVLTANTISRPSFEFDPNAAWVVLNGEDVVRVVRSESTDEVAQLPVDTSSLEDLEGEVSMLRLSRSGSYAAMLIDGRVYVGVVSRPSAGSRAIVNVQEIAAELSGTALAVDWQPDGSLLVGTSALETPVWRVEQDGSSVSALSSANITAPVVSVSASPNTMYATDARAALQLPTGGSENVIWREVPGLQGVRSVAIVAN; from the coding sequence ATGAGTTGGCGTAGGGCGCTCACGGCGGTGACCGTGGTGTGCGCGATGGTGCTCAGCGGTTGCGTCGGGCTGCCCACGGACACTGACCCGCAGTCGTTGCGCTCTTTTGAGGCGAGCAGCCAGGCGGAGGAAGACCTCGGGCCGGAGGAAGGGCAGCAGCCGGACCTGTTGCTGCGTGACTTCTACCGGGCCTCGGCGTCGCCCACCGCGAACCACTCCCAGGCGCGGGCGTATCTGACCCCGCCGGCGGCGGAGCGCTGGGACTCGGGCACCTCGACGCTGATCGTCGACCGGCTCGACATCACCACCCAGGCGGGCGCGACCTCCCAGGAGCGCACCTTCGACATCCGCGGCAACGTGATCGGCACGTTGCGCGACGGCGGCTCCTATATCCCGGAAAACGGCGCCTACGAGGCCACCGTCGAGATGGAGCTCGTCGACGGGGAGTGGCGGGTCTCCTCCCTCCCGTCGGGCGTGGTGATGGAACGCACGGATCTGCGCAACAACTACGAGCCGCACAACCTCTATTTCTTCGACACCACGGAACGGGTGCTGGTCGGGGACCGCAGGTGGATCTTCGCCGGGGAAAAACGCCTGGACACCGTGCTGATCTCCATGCTGATGCAGGGGCCGTCGGAACGCGTCGCTCCGGCGGTGTCCACGGTGCCGCCTTCGCAGGCGGAATTCATCGGCGCATCCGAGGGCGTCTACCGCTTCAGCGGCCTGGAGGAGGCCGACGCCCAGAGTCGCGGGCAATTCGCCGCGCAGTTGACCTGGACCCTGGCAATGGCGAATGTCCCGACTCCCTACACCTACGAGGCGGGCGGCATGCCGCTGATCGAGAGCCGCCCGCAGGTGGTGCCCGACGACTTCGCCGAGCTCAATCCCCGGGTGGGCATGACCGCCGCGACGCCGCTGTACGCGTTGACGGACGGGCGCATCTACGAAATCTCGTCGAACCAGGCCACCCCGGTCGACGGCCCGCTGGGGACGGCCGGAAACCTGGAGTCGGCGGACCTCACCGCGGAGGGCACGGCGGCCGCGGTGCGTGAGGACGGGGAGACGTCCACGCTGGTGATCACCGCCGGGGAGGGCAGCGTGGAGGAGGTGCTCACGGCGAACACGATCAGCCGCCCCTCCTTCGAGTTCGACCCGAATGCGGCCTGGGTGGTGCTCAACGGCGAGGACGTGGTCCGTGTCGTGCGCTCCGAGTCGACCGATGAGGTCGCCCAACTTCCGGTGGACACCTCGTCGTTGGAGGACCTGGAGGGGGAGGTCTCCATGCTGCGGCTGTCACGTTCGGGCTCGTATGCGGCGATGCTCATCGACGGTCGCGTGTACGTCGGCGTCGTCTCGCGTCCCTCCGCCGGGAGCAGGGCGATCGTCAACGTCCAGGAGATCGCCGCCGAGCTGTCGGGCACGGCGTTGGCGGTGGACTGGCAGCCGGACGGTTCGCTGCTGGTGGGGACCTCCGCGCTGGAGACCCCGGTCTGGCGGGTGGAGCAGGACGGCTCGTCGGTCTCAGCGCTGTCGTCGGCGAACATCACGGCGCCGGTGGTGTCGGTGTCGGCCAGCCCGAACACGATGTACGCCACGGACGCCCGGGCGGCGCTGCAGTTGCCCACGGGCGGCAGTGAAAACGTCATCTGGCGCGAGGTGCCGGGGCTGCAGGGCGTGCGGTCGGTGGCGATCGTCGCCAATTAG
- a CDS encoding dTMP kinase, translating to MIIAVEGIDGAGKNTLVTALRERIDVDVLAFPRYEVSIHAQLARQALHGQMGDLTESAYAMATLFALDRHGSLDTLAEYVDSDRVILLDRYVASNAAYSLARTGDEAVVDWVAELEFGRLGLPRPDLQVLLDTPPAIASERAINRAAEHADRERDAYERDGGLQRRTWEAYLQLANRRWGSEWVITSEAEDIIRFITS from the coding sequence ATGATCATCGCGGTCGAAGGAATCGACGGCGCCGGAAAGAACACGCTGGTCACCGCTTTACGTGAGCGGATCGACGTCGACGTGTTGGCCTTCCCGCGCTACGAGGTCTCCATCCACGCCCAGCTCGCCCGACAGGCGCTGCACGGGCAGATGGGGGACCTAACGGAGTCCGCCTACGCCATGGCCACGCTGTTCGCGCTGGACAGGCACGGCAGCCTGGACACGCTCGCGGAGTACGTCGACTCCGACCGGGTGATACTGCTCGACCGCTACGTCGCCTCCAACGCCGCCTATTCCCTGGCGCGCACCGGGGACGAGGCGGTGGTGGACTGGGTCGCCGAGCTCGAGTTCGGGCGTCTCGGCCTGCCCCGCCCGGACCTGCAGGTGCTGCTGGACACGCCCCCGGCGATCGCCTCCGAACGCGCGATCAACCGCGCGGCGGAGCACGCCGACCGGGAACGCGACGCCTACGAGCGCGACGGCGGGCTGCAACGGCGCACCTGGGAGGCGTATCTCCAGCTCGCAAACCGGCGGTGGGGCAGTGAATGGGTGATAACCTCAGAGGCTGAGGATATTATCCGTTTCATCACTTCTTAA
- the mtrB gene encoding MtrAB system histidine kinase MtrB, whose protein sequence is MLILGFALATVVTSRLTDAKIDLANTEIDRARGAVEQQIDATGSSSSLQSRMNSAHAALTQLSYQSPAEASVYEPVLVTGNADGSVTTSPEGYRVPESLRRFTAEGQIAYQFTETERADGTSYNALIIGTPTETDIPGLQLYLVFSMESEETTLAMMRGMLVTASVVVVVLLVAIAWLATQQVTAPVRSASRIAQRLAAGHLRERMAVEGEDEMARLAISFNDMAEKLSNQITQLEEYGDLQRQFTSDVSHELRTPLTTVRMAADMIAADADDFEVHTQRATQLMMRELDRFEALLTELLEISRHDAGVADLSATRLDVQACVASAWDATKHLAAELDVEVIFTQPDEQVWATGDSRRIERIMRNLIANAIDHSEGNPVEVTLAANEHAVAITVTDGGVGLKPGQEELIFNRFWRADASRKRHSGGTGLGLAIAREDAVLHGGRLDAAGNFGVGSQFRFVFPREQDAGPFDVAQSPLPLAAPGAEDGDEDDDLILEAAPGRAQPDEPEARQ, encoded by the coding sequence ATGCTCATTCTGGGCTTCGCGTTGGCGACCGTGGTCACGTCGCGTCTGACCGACGCCAAGATCGACCTGGCCAACACAGAGATCGACCGGGCCCGTGGCGCGGTGGAGCAGCAGATCGACGCCACCGGCTCGTCGAGCTCCCTGCAGTCGCGCATGAATTCCGCCCACGCGGCGCTGACGCAGCTGTCGTATCAATCCCCCGCGGAGGCGAGCGTCTACGAACCCGTGCTGGTGACGGGCAACGCGGACGGCTCCGTCACGACCTCGCCCGAGGGGTACCGCGTGCCGGAGAGCTTGCGCCGCTTCACGGCGGAAGGCCAGATCGCCTACCAGTTCACGGAGACGGAACGTGCCGACGGTACGTCGTACAACGCGCTGATCATCGGCACGCCCACCGAGACCGACATCCCGGGCCTGCAGCTGTACCTGGTGTTTTCCATGGAGTCCGAGGAAACCACCCTGGCGATGATGCGCGGCATGCTCGTCACCGCAAGCGTGGTGGTCGTCGTCCTGCTGGTGGCCATCGCCTGGCTGGCCACCCAGCAGGTCACCGCGCCGGTACGCTCGGCCTCCCGCATCGCCCAACGCCTCGCCGCCGGCCACCTGCGTGAGCGCATGGCCGTGGAGGGCGAAGACGAGATGGCGCGGTTGGCGATCAGTTTCAACGACATGGCAGAGAAACTGTCGAACCAGATCACCCAGCTCGAAGAGTACGGCGACCTGCAACGTCAGTTCACCTCGGACGTCTCGCACGAGTTGCGCACCCCGTTGACCACCGTGCGGATGGCGGCCGACATGATCGCCGCGGACGCCGACGACTTCGAGGTGCACACCCAGCGCGCCACCCAGTTGATGATGCGTGAACTGGACCGCTTCGAGGCCCTGTTGACGGAGCTGCTGGAGATTTCCCGGCACGACGCCGGCGTCGCGGATCTGTCGGCCACGCGCCTGGACGTCCAAGCGTGCGTGGCGTCGGCCTGGGACGCGACGAAGCACCTGGCCGCCGAACTCGACGTCGAGGTCATTTTCACCCAGCCGGACGAACAGGTGTGGGCGACCGGGGATTCGCGCCGCATCGAACGCATCATGCGCAACCTGATCGCCAACGCCATCGACCACAGTGAAGGCAACCCGGTGGAGGTGACGTTGGCGGCCAACGAGCACGCGGTGGCGATCACGGTCACCGACGGGGGCGTCGGACTGAAGCCGGGGCAAGAAGAGCTGATCTTCAACCGCTTCTGGCGTGCCGACGCCTCCCGGAAACGCCATTCCGGCGGCACTGGCCTGGGCCTGGCGATCGCCCGGGAAGACGCTGTGTTGCACGGCGGACGCCTCGACGCGGCGGGTAACTTCGGGGTAGGTTCCCAGTTCCGTTTCGTGTTCCCGCGGGAACAGGACGCCGGCCCCTTCGACGTGGCTCAGTCGCCCCTGCCCCTGGCGGCCCCGGGCGCGGAGGACGGCGACGAAGACGATGACCTTATTCTCGAGGCGGCGCCGGGGCGGGCGCAGCCGGATGAACCGGAGGCACGGCAATGA
- the ahcY gene encoding adenosylhomocysteinase, which translates to MPQVTDYKVADLTLAESGRHQIRLAEHEMPGLMALRTEYADEQPLKGARIAGSIHMTTQTAVLIETLTALGAEVRWASCNIFSTEDPAAAAVVVGKEGTPDNPQGVPVFAWKGETLDEYWWCLNQIFSWGDQLPNMILDDGGDATMAVIKGAEFEKAGAVPQSQDSDSDEEIAFYNMLRSVLETEPGKWTKTAEAVQGVTEETTTGVHRLYHFANEGVLPFPAMNVNDAVTKSKFDNKYGTRHSVIDGINRGTDMLIGGKKALVCGYGDVGKGVAEALDGQGAIVTVTEVDPINALQALMDGYDVVTVEDGIPTADLVITATGNKDIISFEHMQMMKDHAVLGNIGHFDNEIDMASLLRRDDVTRVNIKPQVDEFTLPNGRSIIVLSEGRLLNLGNATGHPSFVMSNSFADQTIAQIELFTKNDQYDNEVYRLPKVLDEKVARVHVEALGGTLTELTKEQAEYIGVDVAGPYKPEHYRY; encoded by the coding sequence ATGCCGCAGGTAACCGATTACAAGGTCGCAGACCTCACCCTGGCTGAGTCCGGCCGCCACCAGATCCGTCTCGCCGAGCATGAGATGCCCGGCCTGATGGCGTTGCGCACGGAGTACGCCGACGAGCAGCCGCTGAAGGGCGCGCGCATCGCCGGCTCCATCCACATGACCACCCAGACCGCCGTGCTCATCGAGACGCTGACGGCGCTGGGCGCAGAGGTCCGTTGGGCTTCCTGCAACATTTTCTCCACCGAGGACCCGGCCGCGGCGGCCGTCGTCGTCGGCAAGGAGGGCACCCCGGACAACCCGCAGGGCGTCCCGGTCTTCGCCTGGAAGGGCGAGACCCTCGACGAGTACTGGTGGTGCCTGAACCAGATCTTCTCCTGGGGCGACCAGCTGCCGAACATGATCCTCGACGACGGCGGCGACGCCACCATGGCCGTGATCAAGGGCGCCGAATTCGAAAAGGCCGGCGCCGTCCCGCAGTCCCAGGACAGCGACTCCGACGAGGAGATCGCGTTCTACAACATGCTGCGCAGCGTCCTGGAGACCGAGCCGGGCAAGTGGACCAAGACCGCCGAGGCCGTCCAGGGCGTCACCGAGGAGACCACCACCGGCGTCCACCGCCTCTACCACTTCGCCAACGAAGGCGTCCTGCCCTTCCCGGCGATGAACGTCAACGACGCCGTGACCAAGAGCAAGTTCGACAACAAATACGGCACCCGCCACTCCGTCATCGACGGCATCAACCGCGGCACCGACATGCTCATCGGCGGCAAGAAGGCCCTGGTCTGCGGCTACGGCGACGTGGGCAAGGGCGTCGCAGAGGCCCTCGACGGCCAGGGCGCCATCGTCACCGTCACCGAGGTCGACCCCATCAACGCCCTGCAGGCGCTGATGGACGGCTACGACGTCGTCACCGTCGAGGACGGCATCCCCACCGCCGACCTGGTCATCACCGCGACCGGCAACAAGGACATCATCTCCTTCGAGCACATGCAGATGATGAAGGACCACGCCGTGTTGGGCAACATCGGCCACTTCGACAACGAGATCGACATGGCCTCGCTGCTGCGCCGCGACGACGTCACCCGCGTGAACATCAAGCCGCAGGTCGACGAGTTCACCCTGCCGAACGGCCGCTCCATCATCGTGCTGTCCGAGGGCCGCCTGCTGAACCTGGGCAACGCCACCGGCCACCCGTCGTTCGTCATGTCCAACTCATTCGCGGACCAGACCATCGCCCAGATCGAGCTGTTCACCAAGAACGACCAGTACGACAACGAGGTCTACCGGCTGCCGAAGGTCCTCGACGAGAAGGTCGCCCGCGTCCACGTCGAAGCCCTCGGCGGCACGCTCACCGAGCTGACCAAGGAGCAGGCGGAGTACATCGGCGTCGACGTCGCCGGGCCCTACAAGCCGGAGCACTACCGCTACTGA
- a CDS encoding ComF family protein yields MELLLPRRCAGCGERGRVLCPACAGELRTPPERVFTRVDPHVPVFALGPYAGAHRGVVLAMKERGDQTVRGHVGAVVAAGVRHLQARGEVPERLVLVPAPTRARSARLRGGDPVTDVCRATGLPVCATLQLRAGTPDQGMLDAAGRRRNLVGRVEMGRRPTAPVVLVDDVVTTGSTMAASVERLLAAGCVVAGAVAIAAA; encoded by the coding sequence GTGGAGCTGCTGTTGCCGCGTCGGTGCGCCGGCTGCGGTGAGCGCGGCCGGGTGTTGTGCCCGGCTTGCGCGGGGGAGCTGCGCACGCCGCCGGAGCGGGTGTTCACCCGGGTGGACCCGCATGTTCCGGTGTTCGCCCTCGGCCCCTACGCGGGCGCGCACCGGGGCGTGGTGTTGGCGATGAAGGAGCGGGGCGATCAGACGGTGCGCGGACACGTCGGGGCGGTCGTGGCCGCCGGCGTGCGGCACCTGCAGGCCCGGGGCGAGGTGCCGGAGCGGCTGGTGTTGGTGCCTGCCCCGACCAGGGCCCGGTCGGCGAGGCTGCGCGGCGGTGATCCGGTGACGGACGTGTGCCGCGCCACCGGGTTGCCGGTGTGCGCGACGCTGCAGTTGCGGGCGGGCACACCTGATCAAGGCATGTTGGACGCCGCAGGGAGGCGACGGAACCTGGTGGGGCGAGTGGAGATGGGGCGCCGGCCGACGGCGCCGGTGGTGCTGGTCGACGACGTGGTCACGACCGGTTCCACGATGGCGGCGTCGGTGGAACGGTTGTTGGCCGCCGGATGCGTGGTGGCGGGGGCGGTGGCCATCGCCGCGGCGTGA
- the hpf gene encoding ribosome hibernation-promoting factor, HPF/YfiA family yields MTTAQNTDVLRPDSQVTITGRNVEVPEHFAERVNSKLAKIEKLDPTLTFFHVELQHENNPSRGDRSERVQITATGKGHLARAEAKEDSFYAALEVALGKMERSLRKVKVRREKAKSGHRAPKGAGVIAAEMEANAKAEQAAAEAAQGEFDVDPYENEVDDVIPGRVVRTKEHPATPMSVDDALSEMELVGHDFYLFIDEETNRPSVVYRRHAFDYGLIALGDEEK; encoded by the coding sequence ATGACCACTGCACAGAACACCGACGTCCTTCGCCCCGACAGCCAGGTGACCATCACCGGCCGCAACGTCGAGGTCCCGGAGCACTTCGCGGAACGCGTCAACAGCAAGCTCGCCAAGATTGAGAAGCTCGACCCCACCCTGACCTTCTTCCACGTGGAGCTCCAGCACGAGAACAACCCGTCCCGCGGCGACCGCTCCGAGCGGGTCCAGATCACCGCCACCGGCAAGGGACACCTCGCCCGCGCCGAAGCCAAGGAAGACAGCTTCTACGCCGCCCTCGAAGTCGCTCTGGGCAAGATGGAGCGCTCGCTGCGCAAGGTCAAGGTGCGCCGCGAGAAGGCCAAGTCCGGCCACCGTGCCCCCAAGGGCGCCGGCGTGATCGCCGCCGAGATGGAGGCCAACGCCAAGGCGGAGCAGGCCGCAGCCGAAGCCGCCCAGGGGGAATTCGACGTCGACCCGTACGAGAACGAAGTCGACGACGTGATCCCGGGCCGAGTCGTGCGCACCAAGGAGCACCCGGCCACCCCGATGAGCGTCGATGACGCCCTCTCCGAGATGGAGCTGGTCGGCCACGACTTCTACCTCTTCATCGACGAGGAGACCAACCGCCCGTCCGTGGTGTACCGCCGCCACGCGTTCGACTACGGTCTGATCGCTCTGGGAGACGAAGAGAAGTAG